A genome region from Methanococcoides burtonii DSM 6242 includes the following:
- a CDS encoding ISH3 family transposase — protein MATWNRSIHSIHKQYHKIPCETSMRFHLQKTELDQLIEHNTKILLQSSLETLKQKKKHDFAIDYTNDQYYGSIDDSNNRYVIRGQAKKSTNSFYSYISLCIIDKDERVTISVLPVEKGNSKTDYLKYFIDQIKQIKLKINVLCLNREFYSRDVFSFLQENEVAHIVPVVKMGKRLKEIIDGTKKRCDTYTMNSTKGKVELVLAIDVKYRKGKRGKNGCENLGFVVYGIDWDPRKVSDTYRKKFAIESSYRMRNVVNHKTCSKDSMLRYFYALISFLFKNAWVSIQRMHFIKVKRGPKTIESDMFRFDMFVHLIVEWVRRKLKVRLIVKCFR, from the coding sequence ATGGCAACATGGAATCGTTCAATTCATTCAATTCATAAACAGTATCATAAGATTCCTTGTGAAACATCAATGAGATTCCATTTACAAAAAACCGAGTTGGATCAACTCATTGAACACAATACAAAAATACTCTTACAATCATCACTTGAAACTCTCAAACAAAAGAAAAAGCACGACTTTGCTATTGATTATACGAATGATCAATACTATGGAAGCATAGATGATAGCAATAATAGATATGTGATTAGAGGTCAAGCCAAAAAATCAACGAACTCATTCTATTCTTACATCTCGCTTTGCATTATTGACAAAGATGAAAGGGTAACAATTTCTGTGCTTCCTGTGGAAAAAGGAAACTCTAAGACAGATTATCTCAAATATTTTATAGACCAAATCAAACAGATTAAACTCAAGATCAATGTTCTTTGTTTGAATAGGGAATTCTATTCAAGAGATGTTTTTTCTTTTTTACAGGAAAATGAAGTTGCACATATTGTTCCTGTTGTTAAAATGGGAAAAAGGTTAAAAGAAATTATTGATGGAACTAAAAAGCGTTGTGACACATATACGATGAATAGCACAAAAGGAAAAGTGGAGCTTGTCCTTGCTATTGATGTCAAATACAGGAAAGGGAAGCGAGGAAAGAATGGATGTGAGAACCTTGGATTTGTTGTTTATGGGATTGATTGGGATCCAAGAAAAGTCAGTGACACTTACAGGAAAAAGTTTGCTATAGAATCGTCTTATAGGATGCGAAATGTGGTAAATCATAAAACGTGTTCTAAAGACTCTATGTTAAGATATTTTTATGCGCTGATATCGTTTCTTTTCAAAAATGCATGGGTGTCAATACAGAGAATGCATTTCATAAAAGTGAAAAGAGGACCAAAGACGATTGAATCTGATATGTTTAGGTTTGATATGTTTGTTCATTTAATTGTGGAATGGGTGAGAAGAAAGTTGAAAGTTAGGTTAATTGTTAAGTGTTTTAGGTGA
- the tnpC gene encoding IS66 family transposase, translating into MNTKRKEILAVYEQGPEAVVTLVTTLYDIIAEQQRIIELQAARITELEERVKKLEEQLKKNSRNSSKPPSTDVFINEKPKTKSRRKKSGKKPGGQKDHPGTTLRMVDVPDEVIIHKVHKCSNCERSLEDFEQQIKNFLIESPVINCDETGMRIEGKRQWLHVASTNKMTCYYPHQKRGSEAMNAMGILPNFNGTVVHDFWKSYYKYDCDHSICNAHLLRELTSVSENDDQLWSKAMNILLLMSKNQLTIREMSGCMKPERIKEFEDWYGQIIHIGIEENPQLQAKSKKRGRTKQTTAKNLLDRFIGYKNDILRFMHDLKVPFENNLAERDVRMMKVQQKISGTFRSMQGALIFLRVRSYISTVKKNQVPVMDAIRNAIAGMPFIPTIV; encoded by the coding sequence ATGAACACGAAACGCAAAGAAATCCTAGCAGTTTATGAACAAGGTCCCGAAGCAGTTGTCACTCTTGTCACTACATTGTACGACATCATTGCTGAACAACAAAGGATCATAGAACTACAAGCTGCCAGAATAACCGAACTCGAAGAACGAGTTAAAAAGTTGGAAGAGCAACTCAAAAAAAACAGCCGAAACAGCAGTAAACCACCTTCAACTGATGTTTTTATTAATGAGAAACCAAAAACAAAAAGCAGACGAAAAAAGAGTGGAAAGAAACCAGGTGGTCAGAAAGACCATCCTGGAACTACTCTCAGAATGGTAGATGTTCCTGACGAAGTTATAATTCACAAAGTACACAAATGTAGCAATTGTGAGAGATCGCTTGAAGATTTCGAACAGCAGATCAAGAACTTCTTAATAGAATCTCCTGTGATAAATTGTGATGAAACTGGTATGAGGATAGAAGGAAAACGACAGTGGTTACATGTTGCTTCTACAAACAAAATGACATGTTATTATCCTCATCAAAAAAGAGGCTCTGAAGCAATGAATGCGATGGGAATCTTACCAAATTTCAATGGTACAGTAGTTCATGATTTCTGGAAATCATATTACAAATATGATTGTGATCATTCGATCTGTAATGCTCATCTATTGCGAGAATTAACAAGTGTAAGCGAGAACGATGATCAATTGTGGTCAAAAGCTATGAATATTCTATTATTGATGTCAAAAAATCAGTTGACCATCCGAGAAATGTCTGGTTGTATGAAACCAGAGAGAATTAAAGAGTTTGAAGATTGGTACGGCCAGATAATTCATATTGGGATAGAAGAAAATCCTCAACTTCAAGCCAAATCAAAGAAGCGAGGAAGAACTAAACAAACCACAGCAAAAAATCTGCTGGATCGGTTTATTGGTTATAAAAATGATATTCTCAGGTTTATGCATGATCTAAAAGTTCCATTTGAGAATAATCTTGCAGAAAGGGATGTGAGAATGATGAAAGTACAGCAGAAGATATCGGGTACATTCCGAAGTATGCAAGGAGCATTAATTTTCTTGCGGGTAAGAAGTTACATTTCTACTGTTAAGAAGAATCAGGTTCCTGTGATGGATGCAATTCGAAATGCAATTGCTGGAATGCCATTTATTCCAACAATTGTTTGA
- a CDS encoding class I SAM-dependent methyltransferase, whose amino-acid sequence MQGNDLSMEEIEDLGYYDFMSYLGVPYFHVGGLTSTKRLAELCQINKASKVLMVGCSTGFSACFVAERFGCSVVGVDIAEISIRKAKGRAKSLGLGDGVEFHIGDAYDLPFEPGTYDVVITEFVAQFLDMDKAFREFVRVLKPGGMVGINEMYRDADIPPAIEEDIQEAERIFGELTQLPFSISSPEEWEQRLERAGLSEVHVYRHHLSVSLKELKLVIRAMGGLGKFTQLSLGLMSGMARYALSSKKIRNRFKQISRGKRILLNKRSTSKYVGYVLGVGKKV is encoded by the coding sequence ATGCAAGGGAACGACCTTTCAATGGAAGAGATCGAAGATCTGGGCTACTATGATTTCATGAGCTATCTTGGAGTGCCATATTTTCATGTGGGTGGCTTGACATCAACGAAAAGATTGGCTGAGCTGTGCCAGATCAACAAAGCCAGCAAGGTGCTGATGGTTGGGTGTAGCACGGGGTTCAGTGCATGTTTTGTAGCTGAAAGGTTCGGTTGTTCTGTTGTTGGTGTCGATATTGCAGAGATCTCCATCAGAAAAGCAAAGGGGAGGGCAAAGAGCTTAGGTCTTGGGGATGGAGTGGAATTCCATATAGGTGATGCCTATGACCTGCCCTTTGAGCCTGGTACTTATGATGTGGTGATCACTGAGTTCGTGGCACAGTTCCTTGATATGGATAAAGCGTTCCGGGAATTCGTACGTGTATTGAAGCCCGGAGGCATGGTGGGGATCAATGAGATGTACAGGGATGCGGATATCCCTCCAGCCATAGAGGAAGATATCCAGGAGGCTGAACGCATCTTTGGTGAGCTCACACAGTTACCTTTTTCCATCTCTTCTCCTGAAGAGTGGGAACAGCGACTCGAAAGAGCGGGATTGAGCGAGGTTCATGTATATAGGCATCATCTGTCTGTGAGCCTGAAGGAACTAAAACTGGTGATCAGGGCAATGGGCGGGCTCGGGAAATTTACTCAGCTGTCCCTGGGTTTGATGAGTGGAATGGCCAGATATGCTTTGTCGAGCAAGAAGATAAGGAACAGGTTCAAGCAGATCAGCAGGGGTAAAAGGATACTGTTGAATAAGAGATCTACTTCGAAGTATGTGGGGTATGTTCTTGGTGTTGGTAAAAAAGTTTAA